The Raphanus sativus cultivar WK10039 chromosome 6, ASM80110v3, whole genome shotgun sequence sequence GTTTCCTTTGGAAGCACCGTCAAACTCGATGCTACATGAATCctcctgagagagagagagagaggttctcAAGTAAAATAGATTCCCGATTACTATTAAGAATAGAAATGCAAGAAACATTTTTGTTGTTGGGAGAAtggtatttttacattttgaaGAATGGGACGCTGAGTGGAAGGACGGGGAACCATGCCGCCGCTGCCGCTATTTTCAATCTTAAGATGCTTTTGGGGATGACTAGAGGGAAAGAAACTTGATTCATCAGTTTCCTGAATGATGAGAGGAGAGGTAACAAGACACTATTATTGGTCAAGAGTCAAGACACATTTAATATCACTCACATTGTATATTGGAAAAAAGAATGTAATGAATCATGAGTCTACTAGGAGTGACAAATGAGATTATGGTAGGGGTTACCATTTGTTTCAGTAATCTCTTAGGCTGGGAAGGAGGTTTGTCAAGAGACTCTCCttggtaagaagaagaagaagaagatggttgCTGAAACAAGAGCAAAAGGAAGTGTGTAAAtgattatgaaatatatatatatatatatatatatatagactggTAAACAAAGATGAAGATAATGGGGGATTCATGTAACAACCTGAAGAGGACAAGGAATGAGTTTCCCAAAGACAGAGGAAGAATCATCATGTTTGAGATGAGATGCATTGACAGAAAAGAGGGCGTTCTTAAGGCCAAAAGAGGATATGAGTTCCTGTGCGCCTTGAGGAGGCCAACCATATCCTTTGTACACACTCATCGGTGGATCTGTTACCTGACAAAAATCATCCATCCATATCGTCTTAAGCATCATATTAAGGAGCGAAAAGAAAGAGAGTGAGAAATGAGATTTTACAGAAGAGGGAGCTTGTTGTTGGCATTCGCTCAAGCTTCGATACACACCGATTATGTCTCCCTTACGGACAACGTAAAACGCGTCTTTCTCATCTTC is a genomic window containing:
- the LOC108811557 gene encoding uncharacterized protein LOC108811557 isoform X3; its protein translation is MGEDEKDAFYVVRKGDIIGVYRSLSECQQQAPSSVTDPPMSVYKGYGWPPQGAQELISSFGLKNALFSVNASHLKHDDSSSVFGKLIPCPLQQPSSSSSSYQGESLDKPPSQPKRLLKQMHLKIENSGSGGMVPRPSTQRPILQNEDSCSIEFDGASKGNPGKAGAGAVLRSSHDNSVLFYLREGVGTATNNVAEYRALILGLKSALLKGFRNVRVQGDSMLVCMQVQDKWQTKHPKMAELCKQAKDLIKQFKSFQIQHIDREFNSVADAQANHAINLPEGQTKEIAGGC
- the LOC108811557 gene encoding putative ribonuclease H protein At1g65750 isoform X4 yields the protein MGEDEKDAFYVVRKGDIIGVYRSLSECQQQAPSSVTDPPMSVYKGYGWPPQGAQELISSFGLKNALFSVNASHLKHDDSSSVFGKLIPCPLQQPSSSSSSYQGESLDKPPSQPKRLLKQMHLKIENSGSGGMVPRPSTQRPILQNDSCSIEFDGASKGNPGKAGAGAVLRSSHDNSVLFYLREGVGTATNNVAEYRALILGLKSALLKGFRNVRVQGDSMLVCMQVQDKWQTKHPKMAELCKQAKDLIKQFKSFQIQHIDREFNSVADAQANHAINLPEGQTKEIAGGC
- the LOC108811557 gene encoding uncharacterized protein LOC108811557 isoform X2 codes for the protein MGEDEKDAFYVVRKGDIIGVYRSLSECQQQAPSSVTDPPMSVYKGYGWPPQGAQELISSFGLKNALFSVNASHLKHDDSSSVFGKLIPCPLQQPSSSSSSYQGESLDKPPSQPKRLLKQMETDESSFFPSSHPQKHLKIENSGSGGMVPRPSTQRPILQNDSCSIEFDGASKGNPGKAGAGAVLRSSHDNSVLFYLREGVGTATNNVAEYRALILGLKSALLKGFRNVRVQGDSMLVCMQVQDKWQTKHPKMAELCKQAKDLIKQFKSFQIQHIDREFNSVADAQANHAINLPEGQTKEIAGGC
- the LOC108811557 gene encoding uncharacterized protein LOC108811557 isoform X1, whose amino-acid sequence is MGEDEKDAFYVVRKGDIIGVYRSLSECQQQAPSSVTDPPMSVYKGYGWPPQGAQELISSFGLKNALFSVNASHLKHDDSSSVFGKLIPCPLQQPSSSSSSYQGESLDKPPSQPKRLLKQMETDESSFFPSSHPQKHLKIENSGSGGMVPRPSTQRPILQNEDSCSIEFDGASKGNPGKAGAGAVLRSSHDNSVLFYLREGVGTATNNVAEYRALILGLKSALLKGFRNVRVQGDSMLVCMQVQDKWQTKHPKMAELCKQAKDLIKQFKSFQIQHIDREFNSVADAQANHAINLPEGQTKEIAGGC